The following are encoded together in the Humulus lupulus chromosome 5, drHumLupu1.1, whole genome shotgun sequence genome:
- the LOC133834318 gene encoding cyclic nucleotide-gated ion channel 1-like, whose amino-acid sequence MNIPGYNGSSTVRNEKQDSKAKKDGRQNHSALNPWAAYSRKWNKIFLVSCVIGVTIDPLFLYIPIVNDDQKCLNIDHNMMQIFLVLRFLTDFSYILNIIFQLQSAIATSKELGQSIFIGLPWSYLLIDILAILPLPQVVVLMYFPKITASKSLFAREFLNLLLLFQYVPRILRVYLSAKDLGRTFDSLTQRVWVRGAFFFFLYIIFGHVLGAFWYFFSIFRETACWHIACKTLGSQECKPGPFYCHGSHPIKNLTKLNEYCPVNPPNASVFNFGIFSHALESRIVCKSDFLQKFTSSFWWGLRNLSSCGQNLDTSSNVHENLFAVLISILGLLLLLYLIGNVQTYIQLATTKSEEARRNISSKQREIDLHLSHLDLPPKKRVVIKRYLSRAMKEGKEFDIEQLVSLLNVKARHNQHNTETFPGLVIKLLDVKKHEKNAAERKAKSWIQQFESLEPKIETIMEYARLRLQEGKDVDIVHLCHILPSSLEVSIKKLICLPMINKVPLLQNIDDKVLENFCSVLKPVIYSENSYIIRKGEPLDMMLFILQGVVWTFDSSTSSIERLQNGDYYGNELVEWELNTSRCSKFPVSICNLKSHTKVEAFALRAIDFEEVLLKCWCKFFQSLPNNEAMSEGMRSFAATYLQRAFRRYMNKKKSQQKKGPGQDREEIKEIIIN is encoded by the exons ATGAATATTCCTGGATACAACGGTTCCAGCACAGTgcg GAATGAAAAGCAAGATTCCAAGGCCAAGAAAGATGGAAGGCAAAATCATTCAGCACTAAACCCATGGGCAGCATACTCTAGAAAATGGAATAAGATTTTCCTAGTTTCATGTGTAATTGGAGTCACAATCGATCCATTGTTCCTCTACATTCCAATTGTAAACGATGACCAAAAGTGCCTCAATATTGACCACAATATGATGCAAATATTTCTTGTTTTGCGATTCCTTACCGATTTCTCCTACATTCTAAACATCATTTTTCAGCTTCAATCTGCAATTGCAACGTCTAAGGAACTTGGTCAATCTATTTTTATAGGTCTTCCTTGGTCTTATCTTCTAATTGATATTTTAGCCATTCTTCCTCTCCCTCAG GTGGTGGTTTTGATGTACTTTCCCAAGATTACAGCATCAAAATCTTTGTTTGCAAGAGAGTTTCTCAACTTACTACTACTTTTCCAATATGTTCCTCGGATTCTTCGTGTGTACCTTTCAGCCAAAGACTTAGGAAGGACTTTTGACTCACTCACTCAACGTGTATGGGTCAGAggtgccttcttcttctttctttacaTTATTTTTGGTCAT GTGCTTGGAGCCTTTTGgtatttcttttcaatttttcgTGAAACAGCTTGCTGGCACATTGCTTGTAAAACTCTTGGATCTCAGGAATGCAAACCTGGTCCTTTTTACTGTCATGGCAGTCACCCCATTAAGAATTTGACAAAGTTGAATGAGTATTGCCCCGTTAATCCCCCAAATGCATCTGTCTTCAATTTTGGAATATTTTCTCATGCTCTTGAATCTCGTATAGTCTGCAAATCAGATTTTCTGCAAAAATTCACTTCTAGTTTTTGGTGGGGTTTGAGAAATTTAAG tTCTTGTGGTCAAAATCTTGACACAAGTAGCAATGTGCATGAAAACTTGTTTGCAGTTCTTATTTCCATATTGGGCTTACTTTTGCTTCTATACCTAATTGGAAATGTACAG acatataTACAACTTGCAACCACAAAGTCAGAAGAGGCAAGAAGAAATATAAGTAGCAAACAAAGAGAAATAGATTTGCATCtatcacaccttgatcttccaccGAAGAAAAGGGTAGTCATCAAGAGATACCTATCCAGAGCAATGAAAGAAGGCAAAGAGTTTGATATTGAACAACTAGTTTCTCTACTTAATGTTAAAGCTCGTCATAACCAGCACAACACCGAG ACATTTCCAGGTTTGGTTATCAAATTATTGGATGTGAAAAAGCATGAGAAGAACGCAGCCGAACGAAAGGCAAAGTCATGGATACAACAATTTGAAAGTCTAGAACCTAAAATTGAAACAATTATGGAATACGCAAGGCTAAGATTGCAAGAAGGCAAAGATGTAGACATTGTACATCTTTGCCATATTCTACCTTCGTCACTTGAAGTATCAATCAAGAAACTCATTTGCTTACCAATGATAAACAAA GTTCCATTGCTTCAAAACATCGATGACAAAGTTCTCGAAAATTTCTGTAGTGTTTTAAAACCAGTCATATACTCAGAGAATAGTTATATCATTCGAAAGGGAGAGCCTCTTGATATGATGTTGTTCATCTTACAAGGTGTTGTGTGGACCTTTGACAGTAGTACTAGTTCAATCGAGCGCCTTCAAAATGGTGATTATTATGGAAATGAACTCGTGGAATGGGAATTGAACACATCAAGATGTTCCAAGTTCCCAGTCTCAATCTGTAATCTCAAATCTCACACAAAAGTTGAAGCCTTTGCTCTTAGGGCTATTGATTTCGAGGAAGTACTGTTGAAATGCTGGTGCAAGTTCTTTCAAAGCTTACCCAATAATGAAGCCATGTCCGAGGGCATGAGGTCTTTTGCAGCTACGTATTTGCAGCGAGCTTTTCGACGCTACATGAATAAGAAAAAGTCACAACAGAAGAAGGGTCCAGGTCAAGATAGGGAAGAGATAAAGGAAATCATTATTAATTAA